In the genome of Calothrix sp. PCC 6303, the window TAAATATTGGTGGGTCATTTGTGGGGACAACGGCGAATAGTATTAAATTTGCTGATGGAGTGGAATTTAGTGCAACTAATCCCAGTTCAACACCGTTACTAACGATGAGTGTTCCTATTGGCTTACAAATGGGCAGTAATCCAGGTGCGATCGCAGTTCAAGGAAGAGGTCATGCTCTAACATCTGTCAGCACTATTGCCCCCATCACTCAAAACCCAAGTGCTTCAGAATTGAGAGTAAAACCAGGAAAAACCTTGGCACTGGTAGGGGGCAACTTAAATCTCACCGGGGCAACCTTGAACGCACCTCAAGGACGGGTAGAATTGGGAAGCTTAAGCGGAGTCGGAATGGTTAGTTTGAATCCTATCTCCCAAGGTTATCAGTTAGGTTATGAGAGCGGACAAAGCTTTGCAGATATCCAACTCACTCAAAAATCGTTGCTCACTATAGGAGCATTACCAACTGTAGGGGCATTAAATGCTGGTTCCGTACAGTTGCAGGGAAAACACATTCAAATCAGCGATGGTTCAATTATATATTCCAAAAATCTGGGAAATGTCGCTGGGGGTGAAGTTTTTTTACAAGCTTCAGAAGGGATTGATATTGTGGGGACAACAGCCAACGCCCAAATTCGTAGTGGCATCCGCTCTGAGGGCTTGAATACTGGTACAGGTTCACCCATCCATATCATCACTCCTCACTTAACTGTCTCCCAAGGTGCAGGAGTCAACAACAATGCTTTCGGATTCGCTGCCAGTGGCGACATTCAGATTGATGCTGGGACAGTCGAGTTATCTGGTTTCTCTTCCATCAATCCCACTGGAGTAACAGCTCTGACTACAACTACCCGAACTGGTAAATCAGCAGGCAATCTCTCTATTAACAGTAATAATTTAGTCGTTTCTGGGGGAGCAGCCATCTCTTCAGTCACATTTGCAACTGGTTCCACGGGGCAAGTAACTATTCGCAGTCAGAGTACCACTGTTACAGGAGACAACCCGGCAGGACTCTATAGCAACATTAGTGCAATCACTTATGGTACAGGTAATGCCCAAACCTTAACTTTGGATACAAAGCGATTACAACTGCTCAATGGAGGAGCGGTTGCTACTACATCCTTCTTGATTGGTGAAGCTGGAAATTTAAACATTAATGCGACGGAATCCATTCTAATTGACGGACGCAGCCAAACTAATAATAGCAGTATTAACTCAGCCGTCCTTTCCCCTCCAGCATTACTCCAACAGTTATTCAATTTGCCCAAGGTTCTTTCAGCGAATGCGGGAACTGTGAATATAAACACCCCGACTCTAACACTGAGCAATGGTGGTGCAGTTAGTGTAACCAACCAAGGTACAGGTAACGGTGGTGACATAAAAATATCTGCCAATAAAATATTCTTAGATACTCAAGGTAGTATTCAAGCTCAAACAGCATCTGGTGAGGGAGGCAATATTACCTCACAAGTCAGCGATGTATTGTTGCTACGCCATAATAGCTTGATTAGTGCAACATCGGCGGGTAACGGTAATGGAGGTAATATTAATATCAATACACCAATTCTTGTTGGCTTAGAAAATAGCGATATTATTGCCAATGCATTCAAAGGTAAAGGTGGCAATATTGACATTACAACTCAAGATATTATTGGTTTAGAATTCCGCGATACTCTCACCCCCAGAGAAGACCTTACGAACGATATTACAGCTAGTTCTCAATTTAGTATCAACGGCAATGTAGAAATTAATAATGTTGCTGTTGACCCCAACTCCGGTTTAATTGAACTACCAGCAAATCTCAGCGATTCATCACAACAAATAGCCAGTGCTTGTTCAGGGAATCAAGGTAGTAGTTTTGTGGCTACGGGAAGAGGGGGAATACCGCAAAATCCTAATCAAGATGTGAAGAGCGATACCTCATCTGGGCTATATAGTCTACGCACTTGGTCTGATGTCCGTGATATTTCTGCATATCAGAAAACACAACCAGTACAGGCACAAATTCCTCAATTACCAGAAACCCTTGTTCAAGCCACTGGTTGGTATCGTAATGCCCAAGGGAAAATTCAATTAGTTGCAGATAAATCTTCGACTCAAATGCAACAACAATTAACCTGTGCTGCTATTCCTCAAAATTGATTACGTTATAAAAAATACTTTACTGGGAAACCTATATACATAGGTGAAAACGGAGATGGGGTGATGAAAGTAACTTGGGCTGGGTTTAGTTTAATTAGTGGAGTATTAGCCTGTGGGATTTACAGCACTTCGGTTAACGCTCAAGTAATTCCCGATGGAACTTTAAAAACAACCGTCTTAGAAAATGGTAATAACTTCACCATCACTGAGGGAAATCGGGTTGGTAATAATCTATTTCACAGTTTCAGTCAATTTTCAATACCCAGCAAAGGTTCTGCATTCTTTAACAACGCTTCAGACATTCAAAATATTTTTAGTCGTGTGACTGGTGGTAGTGTTTCCAATATTGACGGTTTAATTAAGGCAAACGGTAGCGCAAATTTATTTTTGCTCAATCCGAGTGGAATGATATTTGGACAAAATGCCTCCTTGAATATAGGTGGTTCCTTTGTGGGAACAACCGCGAATAGTATCAAGTTTGCCGATGGGATTGAATTTAGTGCGGTGAATCCCACGGGTACACCGTTGTTGACGATGAGCGTGCCTATTGGCTTACAAATGGGCACAAATTCAGGAAACATTCAATTACAAGGAAAGGGACATCAATTGACAGGAGGAGGATTCACCCCTGTAATTCGGGATAATAACCAATCAACCTTAGAAGTGAATTCCGGACAAGCGATCGCATTAGTTGGGCAAAATGTCACTTTGTCAGGTGGGGTTTTAACTGCTGAAAATGGCAGAGTTGAAGTAGGTGCAGTCAAAGCAGGCACAGTTAATATTAATTCCACATCCTCAGATTTTCAATTGGATTATACAAATATTGAGAGTTTTGGAGATATTCAACTTGTAAATCAGTCTTTACTAGATGCAAGTGGATTAACTAGTCGTGGAATTCAATTACAAGGGAACAATATTAGTCTGAAAGATGGTTCTGCTGCCTTGATTCAAACTGTGGGAAGCCAAGAACCTAATATTATTAGCGTTGATGCAAAAGGTGTTTTAGACCTTTCTGGAGATGTGAGAATAGCGCCAGATTTAGGAATTGTTACAGGAGTTATTTCTAGTCGCTTGATGACTGAAAATCTAGGTTTAGGGAAAGGTGCTGATATTGATATTTATGCCGGAGATTTACATCTAAATGACGGAGGTTTTGTCCTGGGAAGAACTTATGGTTTTGACTCTGGAGGTAATATTAATGTAAATGTTGCCAGAGATATTCAAATTAATCGTGTAGCACAGCTAAATCCGGTTCTTAATAGTGGAGTTTTGACCACTAACTTTAGCCCGAAAAAATCTGGCAATGTGAACATCACTGCATCGAATATAAAAATTACAGATGGCGGCTTAATTAATACTACCAATTTTGCACAAGGTGATAGTGGCAACGTCAATCTGAATGTTGCTGGAACTATAGAAGTTAAGGGTGTAGAGTCAAGAAATTTATCTCCTTCTAATATTGGATCAACTGTATTTGGCAAAGGTAATGGTGGTTCTTTGAATCTCAATACATCCAGACTGATTGTAGAGAATGGAGCAAGTGTTACTACTTCAACCTTCAGTAGTGGTGCTGGTGACAAAATAACCATTAATGCTTCCAAATCAATAGAAGTTAGGGGTCGTAGTCCAAATGGTGAACGACCAAGCAGTATTACCGCATCAGCTCCAATTTTTCCAATAACTTTTCGCCAAACATTTAGACTTCCTGATCTCCCTACTGGAAATGCTAGCAGTTTAACCATTAACACTCCTACATTGCTAATAGATAATGGAGCAAGAGTTGCTGTTAATAATGAAGGATCGGGAAATGGCGGAATTTTAAATATCAATGCCAATTCTTTACGACTCGACAACAAGGGTCAAATAATTGCTAATACTGCTTCTGGGGAAGGTGGTAACATCAACCTAAATCTCAAATCTGACTTGATTTTACGAAACAACAGCCTCATTTCGACAGAAGCTAAAGGAACTAGGAACGGTGGCAACATCACTATTAATGCTCCCATAATTTTGGGGTTAGAAAACAGCGATATGATTGCCAATGCATTTAAAGGCAAGGGTGGCAATATTGAAATTAGAACTCAAGATATTATTGGTTTAGAATTCCGCGATACCCTCACCCCTACGAAAGACCTTACTAACGATATTACTGCTAGTTCCGAATTTAATGTTAATGGCACAATCCGAATTAATAATGTTGGCGTTGACCCCAATTCTGGTTTAATTGAGTTACCTGAAAATGTCACCGATCCATCGCAACAAATAGCTAGTGGTTGTTCTACAAATCAAGGTAGTAGTTTTGTCGCCACAGGAAAAGGGGGAATACCGCAAAATCCAAGTCTTGATGTGAGGAGCGATACCTCCGCTGGGCTATATAGCCTACGCACTTGGTCGGATATCCGTGACATCTCGGCATTCCGCACAACTCAGTCAGTACAAGCCCAAATTCCTAAATTACCAGAAACCCTCGTTCAAGCCACTGCTTGGTATCGTAATGCACAGGGAAAAATTGAATTAGTTGTAGATAAATCTTCTAACCAAGTACAACAATTAACCTGTGCTGCAATTTCTCAAAATTGATTACGTTATAAAAAATACTTTACTGGGAAACCTATATACATAGGTGAAAACGGAGATGGAGTGATGAAAGTAACTTGGGCTGGATTTAGTTTAATTAGTGGAGTATTAGCCTGTGGGATTTACAGCACTTCGGTTAACGCTCAAGTAATTCCCGATGCAACTTTGAAAACAACCGTCTTAGAAAATGGTAACAACTTCACCATCACTGACGGGAATAGAGTTGGTAATAATTTATTTCACAGTTTCAGCCAATTTTCTATTCCCAGCAAAGGTTCTGCATTCTTCAACAACGCTTCAGATATACAGAATATTTTTAGTCGTGTGACTGGTGGTAGTGTTTCCAATATTGACGGTTTAATTAAGGCAAACGGTAGCGCAAATTTATTTTTGCTCAATCCCAGTGGAATTATATTTGGACAAAATGCCAGCTTAAATATTGGTGGTTCCTTTGTTGGCACTACTGCCGAAAGTTTATTATTTGCAGATGGTTCCAAGTTTAGTGCTACAAATCCAGTGGATTCACCTTTACTCACCATAAGTGTGCCAGTTGGCTTGCAAATTGGCAGTAAGTCTAGTTCCATTAACGTTAATGGTGCAAAATTAGCAATTCCAGCAAAAAATACATTTGCATTGGTGGGAAATAACTTAACTTTTGACAAGAGTACGATTACTGCTAGCGATAGCAGAGTTGAATTAGGGAGCGTCGCTGCAAATAATATTGTGGGGCTGTCTACAAACACTGCTGGATTTAACTTAGATTACAATGCGGTGACTCAGTTCCAAAATATGAACTTTAGTAACGCAGCTAAAATTGATGCAAGTGGAAAGCAAGGTGGTGCAATTGTTCTTCAAGGACAAAAAATAACCCTGTCTGATTCTTCAACTATCACTTCCCACACTTCAGGTACAAGTTCAGGACAAGGTATTCTAGTCAAAGCCTCAGATTCCCTTGAAATAATTGGTAGAGCAGCTCTTTCCAACACAGGCATTGCTGCTGACTCCCAAGTAAATGCTACAGGACGAGGTGGTGATATCACAATCGAAGCACCTATTGTCAATATTTTAAATGGTGCCCAAATTAACACCCGTACTCATGGAATTGGAGATTCGGGTAATATTGCCGTCAAGAGTACAACTGTTAATGTGATTGGGGAAGCAATCCATGTGCCTACAAGACTGCGATTTAGTGCAAGTACCATCGCATCGAATACGATGAATGGTTCCAAAGGTGGGGGTGGTAATGTCACAGTTGATGCCACACAAGTTAATATTCGTAATGGGGCTGAACTTCGCTCTAGTGCCAGAGGAACAGGTGATGGTGGTAATATCATCGTTACAGCAAAGAACTTAAATGTGACAGGTGAAACGGCAACAAATGAACCTGCTTTTTTGACAGGAATGAGTACTAGCATCCGTGAAAATGCAACAGGTAGGGGTGGAGATATTATTCTCAATGTCGAAAAACTAGAGGTATTGAATGGTCCTGGTATTCGGACTGGTACTTATGGTGAAGGTATTTCGGGGGATATCATCGTTAATGCTAACGAAGTAACATTAGCTGGGAGTTCTTCCGCAGGAGTTTCAACACGATTTTTTGCATCCACAAACGGTAACTATGATGTAGTTACGACCAAACTGATTAGTTTAGGTAAAGGACAAGGTGGTAATATTTTTCTGAATACTGCCAAGCTTAACTTACTGGACGGAGGGCGAATTTCGACTTCAACTGAAACCTACGGTCAAGCTGGAAATATTTCGATTCAAGCTAATATCATCAATATTGCAGGTGTAAGTCAAGTACCAAGTGGTCAACTGCGTTATACCCTTGATGCGACTGGTCCAAGTGGTTTGTCTGCCTCTTCTACAGGTCCTGGTACTGCGGGTTCAGTATATGTTACCACCCAGGATTTGAGTCTTAGCGATCGCGGCGAAATTGTAGTTAGCGGACTAGGTTCGGGAGATGCTGGTAATATGCTGATTCAAAGTAATCGTATCAATTTGGATCTAGCTAGTAAACTTCGTTCTGAAAGCAATGCAGTTGAAGGAGGCAATATTGATCTGCAAGTGCGTGATGTTTTGCTGATGCGTCGTGGCAGTTTCATCAGTGCAGAAGCGGGTGGTACTGGTAATGGTGGTAATATCACGATTAATGCGCCTAATATTATTGGTTTAGAAAATAGCGATATTATTGCCAATGCGGTGAAAGGTCGAGGTGGGAATATTCAAATTGCAACTCAGGGAATTATAGGTTTAGAATACCGTAACCTCCTCAATCCTATAGAAGTTTCTAGTAACGATATCACCGCTAGTTCCAAATATAATGTGAATGGAACGGTACAAATAAATAACGTTGGTATTGATCCCAACTCCGGGTTAATTGAACTGCCAGAAAATGTCACCGATTCGTCACAACAAATAGTTAGTGGTTGTTCTGAGAATCAAGGTAGTAGTTTTGTGGCAACGGGAAGGGGTGGAATCCCGCAAAATCCAAGTCTTGATGTGAGGAGCGATACCTCCGGTGGACTATATAGCCTACGCACTTGGTCGGATATCCGTGATATTTCTGCATATCGGAAAACACAACCAGTACAAGCCAAAATTCCCCAAACTCCAGAAACCCTTGTTCAAGCTACTGGTTGGTATCGTAATGCCCAAGGAAAAATTGAATTAGTTGCTGATAAATCTTCTACCCCAGCGCAACAATTAAGCTGTGCTGCGGTTTCCAGATAAGATGAATTATACTGTTTCGTTGATTCCTTCCTGTTAACAAAGTTTGGAGGGTTAATTCCCAACAATCAAGGACGACAGCGCGTTTTGTGTCGGTGTCTAAATCTTCCGTATAGCCCTACCTACGGGCATTCCAGAAAGTCGTAGCCTGCCCTTTTAGGGTTTAGTTTGACGTGAAGAAGATCTAAGCGCCAACTTCTCTCCATTACTCATTACTTATACCAATTCAAATAATGATTGCAACACATCAAACAGTAGAGACGTAGCACTGCTACGTCTCTACAAATATCTATCTGTCGCATTGTTTTTTCAAATTGGTATTATTTTTCATCCACTGATTAATTTGAGCAGCCAACTGCTTGAGAATGACGGGTTTGGTCAGATATTCATCCGCTCCTGCGGCTAGACAACGATCCCGATCGCCCATCATCGCCAGAGCAGTTAGGGCGATGATGGGAGTTTTTTGGAAATTGGGCTGCTGACGAATTTGCTGAATGGCTTCTATGCCGTCCATTCCCGGCATTTGAATATCCATCAAAATCAAGTCGGGATCGACATCTTGAAGGAGATCAAGAGCCATCTGACCATCATTAGCAACAAATATTTGATACCCTTTTGCAGTTAAATAACTCGTAATTGTACTGATATTGGCTTCATTATCTTCCACCAGTAAAATTACAGGTAGACTGATGCGATCGCTCTCCTGCATTTCTGCCTGTGTTGTGGTGTTTGATGGAGCGATCGCCGTCGGGTTTGCAGGCAAAATAACCCTAAAGCAACTTCCCACCCCAACCTCACTGGTTAAATGGACTTGTCCACCATGCAGTTCAACCAATTGCTTAACTAGGGCTAAACCTAATCCTGTCCCCTCGTAGCGACGATTGAGGGAACTATCGATTTGCACAAAGGGCTGGAATAATTTATTGATATCTTCGGGCGCAATCCCAATACCTGTATCAATAACACTAATTTCTAAAGTATCTCCTTCACTATAGCGATCGCTAACGGTGTTGATTTGTTGTTGGATATAGTCAACCTGCAAGGTGATTTGTCCGCCATCGGGTGTAAATTTTACGGCATTGTTGAGGAGATTAATTAAAACTTGCCGTATGCGCCTTTCGTCGATACTGATATCTGGCAGGTGGGGAGGAATTTTTAAGTCGAGTTGAATGCGTTTGTTGTAGGCTTGCTGTTTGATAAAGGCAAGGCTGGAATGACAAAGGTTGGTGATATTTGTAGCTAGGCAATCTAGCCCGATTTGACCTGCTTCAATTTTGGCGACATCAAGGATGTCGTTAATTAGTGCCAGCAGATGATTGCTGCTTTTTTCAACGGTTTTGAGTGCTTTTAGTTGGCGATCATTCAACCCACCAAAAACTTGATCTTGAAGTCCTTCCGTCATACCCAAAATCGCATTTAGAGGGGTGCGTAATTCATGGCTCATATTGGCAAGAAATTCGTCTTTGAGGCGGGTCGCACGGATAAGTTCTTCGTTGGTTTGTTGCAGTTGAAGTTCAGCGGCTTTACGATCGGTAATATCAACGATGATCCCATCCCAAACCACGGCTCCATCGTCTTGGCGGTAGGGCATGGAGATCACCTTGACAAACTTTTGTCCACTGGAAGTCACCAGTCTATGCTCAGATAAAAATGGGCTAAGGCTTTGAGCCGATTCCATGATTTTGGCTTGGATGATTGGGATATCATCGGGATGAATTTTCTCCCATAGGTATGCTGAATCTTGCATCACCAGTTCGACGCTAACTTCACCAATCTCGACAACTTGAGGGCTAATGTAGGTCACAGTATCCCGACCATCGGGGTGCAAAACAAATTGATAAATTATGCCGGGGACATTTTCTGTGAGACGGCGAAATTGGGACTGACTATTTTGTAATTCGATTTCCGCTTGCTTACGATCGGTGATATCGAAATTTAGCCCGATCGCTCGCTGGATTTCGCCCCGATCATTTTTCTGCACTAAGGCACTGGAACTGAGAAATCGAATCGTGCCATCGGGATGAATCACCCGAAATTCCGAATCAGTATTGCGATCGCCCTTCAATGCCTGGTCTTGCTCCATCAATACCCGTTTGCGGTCGTCTGGGTGAACCCGCTTGATCCAATCATCGTAATGTCCAGAAAAGTCCTCTGGTGCAATCCCATAGAGGCTGTACATGCGATCGTCCCAAATGAGGCGATCGCCCATAACATCCCACTCCCAAATCCCGACCTTTGCACCTTTAAGTGCAAGTTCTAGCCGTTCGGATAGGGAGTTTAATTGTTGTTCGGCTTGTTTACTTTCGGTACAGTCTAAGACTACCCCATCCCATACCACATCGCCATTATCCAGTCTTTCGATACTAGATGAATTGTGTACCCAGCGCAGCCCGTGCCGTGGTAAAAGTAAACGATATTCGCAGATGAACGGTTCTAGGTTTTCTGCACAGGTTTGGATCTTCTCCCACAGCCAAGGAACGTCATCAGGGTGAATTTTACCCCATACTTGGGTGCTATCTGAGACCGCATCTTCGGGTTCAACTTCAAAGATTTGTCGAATATGGGAACTCACATAGGTCAACTCATCTGTTCCATCAGGATGAAGAACGTACTGATAAATCATCCCCGGTATGCTTTCAGTCATGCGATGGAATTGGGCTTGACTTTCTGCTAGGGCGAGTTCGGCGATTTTGCGATCGGTAATATCAGTTAAAGTGCCTACATGACCAATAACATGACCTGAATCGTCAAATTCGCGGGCGGTCTGAACGTAGAACCAATTAATCGTCCCATCAGGACGCAAATGCCGACCAGTCCAAGTGTTTAAAGTGATTTGATCGGGTCGTCCTTGTTTATTAACTTCAGCCCAGGTTTGGGCGAGATTGGGGCGATCGTCAGGGTGGATCGCCTCAATCCATCCCCGCCCTAAAGCTGATTCCATTGGTCTACCGGTCATTGTACTCCAACACTCGTTGACGTAAGTACAATTTAGTTGGTCATCCATGCGGTAAATAGCGACAGGCGAAGCTGCGGCGAGACTAGCATAGCGACGCTCACTTTCTATGAGGGCGAGTTCGGCAGTTTTGCGATTAGTAATATCAGCTGCAATACCCACCGTGCCTGCTAAATTACCATCTGCATCCCGAAACGGTGTCTTTGTCGTCTCTAACCAGCCCATTTCACCATCGGCTAGGGCAATTCGCTCTTCAACCACTTTGCGCTGGCGGGATTGGAGAACTTGGAAATCATCATCTCGGTAGCCTTGAGCCAGTTCGGCGGGCCAAATGTCATAGTCGGTTTTGCCCACTAGTGCTTCAGGTGTTGAGCCACAAACTTGAGCAAAGGGTTGATTTACTGCGATAAACCGACTTTGTTCATCTTTGATCCAGGCAATGTGGGGCAGATTATTCAGGAGGGCTTCTAGATGATTTTGTTGGAGAATTAGCTGCTTCTCAATGTTTTTGCGATCGCTAATATCCTGATAGGTTCCCAGTACCCCAACTACTTCACCCTGCAAATTGCGTAATGGCAACTTATTGGTTTCTAACCAAATTTGTTGTCCATCGGCTTGGTACTGCGGTTCCACGATGCCGAGTTTGGCTGTCTCAGTGCTGATTACCGTGCGATCGTCTTGGCGATACAGTTCAGCTTCCGTTTCCCCCCAAGGCATTTCATAGTCGGTTTTACCAATCACCATCTCAACACTGGTTACATTGGCATCCCGCAAAAAATGACGGTTACAGCCAAGATAGACCGAATTGCGGTCTTTCCAGAAAATGGATAGGGGGAAGGTGTCCAGCACGGTTTGCAAAAATTGCTCGCGTTCCTGAAGCTCTTGGGTGCGTTGCTGAATCCGACTTTCCAATTCCTCATTCAGATGTTGCAGAGCTTGGGTTGCTTGTTCACGCTCAATGGCAATACCCGCAAGATTTGCAGCTTTGCCCACCGTTTCTATGTCTAGGAATAATGGTTCTTGTGGCTGACGATAATAAATTGCAAAGACTCCTAATAAATTTTCGTCGCTGCCCAAAATTGGCACAGACCAAGAAGCCCGTAAGCCGTGTGGTAATGCCAGATGCCTATAATCCTGCCAGAGGGGATCTTGCTCAATGTCGTTGGCAATTACCATCTCCCGTCGATAAGCTGCTGTGCCGCAAGTCCCGCTACCATCGCCGATTGGTATCTGGGCGATGGAGGCGACATATTCCTGGGGTAAACTGGGTGCGACTGTATCACATAGCCAACCATCTCGACAAAGCATAATCGAGCAACTGCTTCCAGAGATGTAGCTTTCAATATCTCGTAATAAATTTGTCAGAATCCTTCTGATGGGTTCTGCTTTGGCAATCTGTTCGAGAATGGTGTTTTGACTTTCTAGTAGGAATTCAGTGCGTTTGCGATCGCTAATGTCCGTAATCGTGCCCACGTAGCCGATCGGTTGACCCGTCGCATCCCGCTCCATTACCGATTGCCCAAACACCCAACGCTCTGCGCCATCGGGACGTTGAATACGGTACTCAATTCGCATCGGTCGATTTTCACGCAGAGATTGCTCAAATTCTTGGGTGATTCGCTCCATATCTTCAGGACTGTATCCCTGATACCAGGGCTGACCCATCAGTGTGGTTGGCTCAATGCCTATAATTTCACAGTAGCGATCGTTGGCGTAGGTACAAATCCCTTCTAGGTTTGTATGCAATATTCCCACAGGCGTGGCAGCTACTAGGGAAGCATAGCTAATTTCACTGGTTAATTCTGAATTATTTGCTGTTCGGGTACATTCAGCTTGTAATTTCTTCAAGCCATCGTAGGTGACAAGTCCCCTAAGTTGCTGCTGC includes:
- a CDS encoding filamentous hemagglutinin N-terminal domain-containing protein; this encodes MKVTWAGFSLISGVLACGIYSTSVNAQVIPDATLKTTVLENGNNFTITDGNRVGNNLFHSFSQFSIPSKGSAFFNNASDIQNIFSRVTGGSISNIDGLIQANGSANLFLLNPSGIIFGQNASLNIGGSFVGTTANSIKFADGVEFSATNPSSTPLLTMSVPIGLQMGSNPGAIAVQGRGHALTSVSTIAPITQNPSASELRVKPGKTLALVGGNLNLTGATLNAPQGRVELGSLSGVGMVSLNPISQGYQLGYESGQSFADIQLTQKSLLTIGALPTVGALNAGSVQLQGKHIQISDGSIIYSKNLGNVAGGEVFLQASEGIDIVGTTANAQIRSGIRSEGLNTGTGSPIHIITPHLTVSQGAGVNNNAFGFAASGDIQIDAGTVELSGFSSINPTGVTALTTTTRTGKSAGNLSINSNNLVVSGGAAISSVTFATGSTGQVTIRSQSTTVTGDNPAGLYSNISAITYGTGNAQTLTLDTKRLQLLNGGAVATTSFLIGEAGNLNINATESILIDGRSQTNNSSINSAVLSPPALLQQLFNLPKVLSANAGTVNINTPTLTLSNGGAVSVTNQGTGNGGDIKISANKIFLDTQGSIQAQTASGEGGNITSQVSDVLLLRHNSLISATSAGNGNGGNININTPILVGLENSDIIANAFKGKGGNIDITTQDIIGLEFRDTLTPREDLTNDITASSQFSINGNVEINNVAVDPNSGLIELPANLSDSSQQIASACSGNQGSSFVATGRGGIPQNPNQDVKSDTSSGLYSLRTWSDVRDISAYQKTQPVQAQIPQLPETLVQATGWYRNAQGKIQLVADKSSTQMQQQLTCAAIPQN
- a CDS encoding filamentous hemagglutinin N-terminal domain-containing protein, coding for MKVTWAGFSLISGVLACGIYSTSVNAQVIPDGTLKTTVLENGNNFTITEGNRVGNNLFHSFSQFSIPSKGSAFFNNASDIQNIFSRVTGGSVSNIDGLIKANGSANLFLLNPSGMIFGQNASLNIGGSFVGTTANSIKFADGIEFSAVNPTGTPLLTMSVPIGLQMGTNSGNIQLQGKGHQLTGGGFTPVIRDNNQSTLEVNSGQAIALVGQNVTLSGGVLTAENGRVEVGAVKAGTVNINSTSSDFQLDYTNIESFGDIQLVNQSLLDASGLTSRGIQLQGNNISLKDGSAALIQTVGSQEPNIISVDAKGVLDLSGDVRIAPDLGIVTGVISSRLMTENLGLGKGADIDIYAGDLHLNDGGFVLGRTYGFDSGGNINVNVARDIQINRVAQLNPVLNSGVLTTNFSPKKSGNVNITASNIKITDGGLINTTNFAQGDSGNVNLNVAGTIEVKGVESRNLSPSNIGSTVFGKGNGGSLNLNTSRLIVENGASVTTSTFSSGAGDKITINASKSIEVRGRSPNGERPSSITASAPIFPITFRQTFRLPDLPTGNASSLTINTPTLLIDNGARVAVNNEGSGNGGILNINANSLRLDNKGQIIANTASGEGGNINLNLKSDLILRNNSLISTEAKGTRNGGNITINAPIILGLENSDMIANAFKGKGGNIEIRTQDIIGLEFRDTLTPTKDLTNDITASSEFNVNGTIRINNVGVDPNSGLIELPENVTDPSQQIASGCSTNQGSSFVATGKGGIPQNPSLDVRSDTSAGLYSLRTWSDIRDISAFRTTQSVQAQIPKLPETLVQATAWYRNAQGKIELVVDKSSNQVQQLTCAAISQN
- a CDS encoding filamentous hemagglutinin N-terminal domain-containing protein, which translates into the protein MKVTWAGFSLISGVLACGIYSTSVNAQVIPDATLKTTVLENGNNFTITDGNRVGNNLFHSFSQFSIPSKGSAFFNNASDIQNIFSRVTGGSVSNIDGLIKANGSANLFLLNPSGIIFGQNASLNIGGSFVGTTAESLLFADGSKFSATNPVDSPLLTISVPVGLQIGSKSSSINVNGAKLAIPAKNTFALVGNNLTFDKSTITASDSRVELGSVAANNIVGLSTNTAGFNLDYNAVTQFQNMNFSNAAKIDASGKQGGAIVLQGQKITLSDSSTITSHTSGTSSGQGILVKASDSLEIIGRAALSNTGIAADSQVNATGRGGDITIEAPIVNILNGAQINTRTHGIGDSGNIAVKSTTVNVIGEAIHVPTRLRFSASTIASNTMNGSKGGGGNVTVDATQVNIRNGAELRSSARGTGDGGNIIVTAKNLNVTGETATNEPAFLTGMSTSIRENATGRGGDIILNVEKLEVLNGPGIRTGTYGEGISGDIIVNANEVTLAGSSSAGVSTRFFASTNGNYDVVTTKLISLGKGQGGNIFLNTAKLNLLDGGRISTSTETYGQAGNISIQANIINIAGVSQVPSGQLRYTLDATGPSGLSASSTGPGTAGSVYVTTQDLSLSDRGEIVVSGLGSGDAGNMLIQSNRINLDLASKLRSESNAVEGGNIDLQVRDVLLMRRGSFISAEAGGTGNGGNITINAPNIIGLENSDIIANAVKGRGGNIQIATQGIIGLEYRNLLNPIEVSSNDITASSKYNVNGTVQINNVGIDPNSGLIELPENVTDSSQQIVSGCSENQGSSFVATGRGGIPQNPSLDVRSDTSGGLYSLRTWSDIRDISAYRKTQPVQAKIPQTPETLVQATGWYRNAQGKIELVADKSSTPAQQLSCAAVSR